The Oscillospiraceae bacterium genome contains the following window.
CGCCGTGCGGCAGCTGGAGGCCGCAGGCTATCATCAGTACGAGATCAGCAACTTTGCCCGCCCCGGGCACGAAGGGCGGCACAACCTGCTGTACTGGAACTGCGAGCCGTACCGCGGCATCGGCCCGGCAGCCCACAGCTGCGTGGATAATGTGCGGCGGTTCTGGCCCGGGGATGTGCAGGGGTTTATTGACGGCACGATCCATGAGGAAATCGAGGGTGACTGCACTGCCGAGGATTACCTTTTGATGCAGCTGCGGCTGACCCGCGGTCTGGATTTAGAAGAATATGCGCGGCGCGGCGGGCATTTCACCGCCGCGCAGCAGGCATTTATGCGCCAGTGCGTCACCCACGGCTACGCCGTGTGGGAGGGCAGCAGCTTCCGGCTGACCCCCGCCGGGATGGTCGTGCAGAACGCGATTCTGACAGAGTTGATATAAAAAACGCCCACGCGATATTTTTTCGCGTGGTCGTGCTTTTTATACTTCCTTTACCGGCCAGCCGAGCAGCTCGGCAGCAGCACGGTCATGGGTGACGAGAATCGTGGGGCGCGCCCCTGCCAACCGCTTTGTGGCGTTGACGGCATCGGCTACAAGCTCGGCGTCCATGCCGGTGAAGGGCTCGTCCAGCAGCAGCGTTTGTGCATCACGGCAGAGCAGCGCCCGCAGCAGCGCAGTGCGCCGTTTTTGCCCGCCGGAGAGCCGCGTCGCAGGCAGTGCCAGCTCCGCATCGGTAAAGCCGAGTGTGCGCAGCTCCCGCTCTGCCTCCTGCTGCGTCAGCCCATGGCCGGTCAGCACTAGATTGGCAGCAGCGGTCAGCTGCGGGCAGAGGCGGTCCTCCTGAAAGACGACAGCGGGCCTCTCAACGCCCGTGACAGTGCCGGAATCCGGTGCTTCCAGCCCCATCAGGATGCGCAGCAGCGTTGTTTTCCCGCAGCCGGAGCGTCCCATCAGCACTGCCGGGCCATCGACCGTCCATGTAAAATCCTGCAGAACAGGCGTATCGCCAAAGCGTTTGCAGAGGTTCCGTATCACAATGCTCATGCCTGTACCTCCCCGCAGAGGCGCATTTTTGCCGTGCGCAGCAGCCGGGCTGCCGCCGCAGACAGTGCCGCCGACAGCAGCACGATCACCAGCGTCCATGCGAACACGTCCGGCGTGGACAGCGTAATCTTGGCGCGGTAGAGCGCATCGCCGACCGAATGATCCGGCAGGCCGATGACCTCGGCAGAGACGCCGCTCTTCCAGCACATGCCCATTGCAGCGATGCAGCTTTCACAGAAGGACGGGAAAACGCCCGGCAGCCAGATATACCGCAGCCGCGCAGACAGCGGCAGGCGGTAGACCTGTGCCATCTCCAGCAGTTTCGTGTCTGTGTCGGCGATGCCGGCCAGCACCCCCGCATAGACCACCGGCAGCACATGGGTAAAGCTGACGATGACGGAAAGATTCGCACTGCGCACCCACAGCAGTGCCAGAATGACAAAGCTGGCCACCGGCATGGCGCGTATAAGCTGCATGGCAGGGTCAATGAATACCCGCACCCAATGCCAGCGTGCCCCTGCTGCACCGAGCAGCAAGCCGCCCGCTGCTGCCAGCAGAAAGCCCGCCAATATGCGCAGCGCACTGAACACGATGCGCTGCCAGAACGCGGCGGTAGGCGCCAGTGCTGCCAGCGCCCCCAGTGTCTGCAAGGGCGTGGCCAGAAAGAGCCCGCCATGCCCCAGACCCGCAGCGGCAAGCTGCCAAATTGCAACCCATGCGAGGATGGCGGCGGCTTTTTGCCATAACGGCGTCTGTAGGGGCGGATGCTTGCATCCGCCCGCACAGGGGGCATGCAAATGGAATTTAGTCGACATAGTAGAAGTCATCCGCCGGCAGGGTGCCTCCCACGCTGGCGGGGTCGGCGGCATACAGAACATTGAAGTAGGTCGCAAGGTCGTTCTTCATCTCGTCACCCGTTTCAAAGACGATGTTGCACTGCGGCAGCGCCTTCTGGGCCAGTGCAGCCTTGGCGACAACACCATACTGCTCGCAGAGGGCTGCCGTACCCTCGACATCGTTGTTGGCGGCCTCAACGCTGGCCTTATAGCCGTCCATGAAAGCGGCAAACGCTTCGGGGTCATTCTCGACAGCATCCTTACGGACGACCAGAACACCGGTAACGAGTTTGGAACCGGCAACCTTCTGCCATTCCTCGTTCATATCCAACGCAACGCGCAGACCCTCGACCTGAGACAGCGCACTGGTGACAAAGGGCTGGGGCAGCATGGCGATGGTCGCCTCACCCGCCTGCACCTTGCTCAGGGCCTCGGTGGCCTCACTGGTGTATTCCAGCGTGACATCCTTGTCGGGGTCGATGCCGTTCTCGCTCAGGACATAGCGCAGGACATACTCAGGGGTGGCACCCTTGCCGGTCGTGACAATGGTCTGCCCCTTGAGATCCCCGACCGAGTTGACGGTATCGCCGTTCTCGACAATGTAGAGCACGCCCAGCGTGTTGATGCAGGCAACCTCCACCGCGCCGTTCGTCTTGTTGTACAGCGTGGCGGCAAGGTTGGCAGGCACAGCGGCGGCATCCAGCTCCCCCTTGACCAGCAGCGGAACGATCTCATCGGCTGCACCGTACATCGTGAAATCATAGCTGGATGCGACTTCATCGCTCATCAGGTTGACAAGTCCCATCGTTGTGGGGCCTTTCAGGCCCGCGATGCGCAGGGCAGCTTCGGTCGCGGCGGCATCGGCGGTTTCCTCGGTTTCCGGTGCGGCCTCCACGGCAGATTCCACAGCGGATTCGGCAACAGACTCGCTCACAGCCGCTTCCGCACCGCAGCCTGCCAGAGCGGCACACATAGCAAACGCCGTCACAGCGGCGAAAACGCGTTTCAGTTTCATAAAAATCTTATCCTCCTTGTTGCTTTTGCGGCCTTACTATACTATAATACAAATGAATTGTCTGTTGCACCGGCAACAGGAAACCCTTTTGTAACCCACGCAAGGAGCCGTATGGACTACACACCCTACTATGAGATCATGCGCAGCACCAGCCTTTTGCGCGGCCTGTCCGATGCAGAACTGGACACGCTGATGACCTGCTTTGCCCCGCGGGTGCGCCGCTACGCCAAGGGCGAGCTGCTGCTGATGGCCGGGTACGAAACCCACGAGCTCGGCCTTGTGCTGGAGGGTGCCATCACGGCCAGCAAGCCGCTGGCTGACGGCGGCACGGTGGTTATCGCCCACATGGGGCCGGGCGGCGTATTTGCCGATGTACTGGCCGGCGGGCGCAGCCGCAGCCCCGTCAATGTCTCTGCCGCCGAGCGCTGCCTGATCCTATACCTGCCCTGTGAGGCGCTGCTGTGCCCCTGCGCAGCCCTGCACAGTGCGCATTTAAAGCTGCTGCAGAACTGGCTTGAAACCATCAGCGACAAATATTTTGCGCTGGACCGCCGGTTGGAGCTGATCTGCTGCAGGAGCCTGCGCGGGCGCATCTGCATGTGGTTGCTGGAGCAGCGCGAGCGCTGCGGGGCCGACACCTTTACCACCGCCATGAGCCGCACCGAGCTGGCCGCCTTTTTGAACTGCGACCGCAGCGCGCTCTCCCGCGAATTGAGCCGTATGCAGGAGGAGGGGCTGATCGAGCTGTTCCGTGG
Protein-coding sequences here:
- a CDS encoding ABC transporter permease subunit; protein product: MSTKFHLHAPCAGGCKHPPLQTPLWQKAAAILAWVAIWQLAAAGLGHGGLFLATPLQTLGALAALAPTAAFWQRIVFSALRILAGFLLAAAGGLLLGAAGARWHWVRVFIDPAMQLIRAMPVASFVILALLWVRSANLSVIVSFTHVLPVVYAGVLAGIADTDTKLLEMAQVYRLPLSARLRYIWLPGVFPSFCESCIAAMGMCWKSGVSAEVIGLPDHSVGDALYRAKITLSTPDVFAWTLVIVLLSAALSAAAARLLRTAKMRLCGEVQA
- a CDS encoding ATP-binding cassette domain-containing protein, with protein sequence MSIVIRNLCKRFGDTPVLQDFTWTVDGPAVLMGRSGCGKTTLLRILMGLEAPDSGTVTGVERPAVVFQEDRLCPQLTAAANLVLTGHGLTQQEAERELRTLGFTDAELALPATRLSGGQKRRTALLRALLCRDAQTLLLDEPFTGMDAELVADAVNATKRLAGARPTILVTHDRAAAELLGWPVKEV
- a CDS encoding ABC transporter substrate-binding protein, which encodes MKLKRVFAAVTAFAMCAALAGCGAEAAVSESVAESAVESAVEAAPETEETADAAATEAALRIAGLKGPTTMGLVNLMSDEVASSYDFTMYGAADEIVPLLVKGELDAAAVPANLAATLYNKTNGAVEVACINTLGVLYIVENGDTVNSVGDLKGQTIVTTGKGATPEYVLRYVLSENGIDPDKDVTLEYTSEATEALSKVQAGEATIAMLPQPFVTSALSQVEGLRVALDMNEEWQKVAGSKLVTGVLVVRKDAVENDPEAFAAFMDGYKASVEAANNDVEGTAALCEQYGVVAKAALAQKALPQCNIVFETGDEMKNDLATYFNVLYAADPASVGGTLPADDFYYVD
- a CDS encoding Crp/Fnr family transcriptional regulator, with protein sequence MDYTPYYEIMRSTSLLRGLSDAELDTLMTCFAPRVRRYAKGELLLMAGYETHELGLVLEGAITASKPLADGGTVVIAHMGPGGVFADVLAGGRSRSPVNVSAAERCLILYLPCEALLCPCAALHSAHLKLLQNWLETISDKYFALDRRLELICCRSLRGRICMWLLEQRERCGADTFTTAMSRTELAAFLNCDRSALSRELSRMQEEGLIELFRGSFKLADPERLRAACP